The Candidatus Acidiferrales bacterium genome includes the window CATGAAACGTCGCCTTATGGCAGCCGGCCTGGGCGAAAAAGGAGGCTAAGTGGCAAAGAGGACAACGCGGTTGCTGATTGTGATGGTGCTGCTTGCCGGGGTGGGTTACCTGGTGCTGTGGGTTCGCCAGCATGGTTTCAGCGCTCTCGAAAAACCGTCGCGGTTCGAGCAATTCCTTGCCCGCCATGCCAGGAAGATTGCCACGCCATCCGGCGCCAGGGAATTGAAGAACCCTTACCCGGCAACCACGGAGAATCTCGCCTCAGCCAGAGAGCATTTTGCCGAGCATTGCGCCAGTTGCCACGGTTTCGACGGCCGCGGCAACACCGTCATCGGGCGCAACCTCTATCCCAAGGCCCCGGATATGACCGACGCGCAAACGCAGAATTTGGCCGACGGCGAACTCTATTACATCATCCACAACGGCGTGCGCTTTACGGGGATGCCTGCCTGGGGTGGAGAGGATAGCCCGGAAGAAATCTGGAATCTGGTCACTTTCATCCGTCACCTGCCGGGGATCACACCCGAGGAAATCCAGCGGATGCAAGAGGCGGCGGAAGCAGGCAGTCACGCCGAAAAGGACAAAGGTTCCCACACGCATCAAGACAGGCCAGGAGCGAAGCCGCACAAACACTAGAGGCCGCTCATTCCGGGAGTAGCGGCCTTCAGGCGGGCATGTGTCCCTTGCTGGCCGGGCTAACCCAGGAACCTACAATTGCAGGGAGAATGAGTGCGTGGTGGTTGGGGAAAATGAGCCGCCCACGGGAACCGGATGGAGTAGAATAGGATCTTCCCTATGGATAGTGTCGAGCGGTCGTTGACGCGGTTGGGAGTTTCAGGCAAGCAGCAAGGATGACCGTGATCCGGAAGCAGTCCATCGTCGGGGTTTTTGTGCTGGCCGGTCTGGTTGCCGTTGCCTACTATGGGGGCAAGCGCTGGGCGGCGTCTTCAAAGGAAATCTGCCAGTTCTGCCAGCGGCACATCCACCAAAATATGCGAGTGATCGCGACTTCCGGCAGCAAGCGCATTGAAGCCTGTTGCCTGCGATGCATCCTGACCGGCGAGCAACAGGGTGCGACGGTCACTAAAGTGGCCAGCGTTACGGATTACCTCTCCGCTCAAACTCTGGCTCCCGAACACGCCACCTACGTCGAAGGGAGCGATGCAGCGCCGTGCGCGGCCGCGCCCGTCAGGCGCGAGGAGCAGCAAGAACCGCTCATGATGGCGTTCGACCGCTGCTTGCCGAGCGTGGTGGCCTTCCGTGACCGCGATGAGGCGGAGCGTTTCTCCCGCAGGCACGGCGGACGCGTTCTGCGTCTCCAGGACTTGACCGCCGAGATCTCCAGGCAGCAAGCCCCAACCGACTCCCGCACTGGGGGACCGGCGGCGAGGCCTTGACTGACTTCCTCCATGAGTCAACCAGGATCGGCTGAGGTTGTCCTCTACACCAGGCCGGGTTGTCACCTCTGTGAGGTGGTGAAAGCGCAACTGGAACGACTGCGCGAGGCGGTCGTGTTTTCCTACCGCGAGGTGAACATTGACGCTGATCCCGCTCTGCGGGACGAGTTCAACGATCAGGTCCCGGTCGTCTTCATCAACGGCCGAAAAGCGTTCAAGTACCGTCTCGACGAGAAGGCGTTCCTCAAAAGGATCCGTTCCACGGCCAGACGCAATGCGTGATCTTCAGGCGAGAGACACACCATGCTCGCACTGAAGGCTCGTCATGAATTGAACAGCGGCAGGCCGAAGGGTGTCTCGCCGCTAGTCTGCCCCCGAAGGAATTCTTTGCAAGCATAGAAATCGGAAAATAGGAATCAGAAAAGCGGCTTGCCCAATTTCTATTTTCTCTTTTCCATTTTCTGTTTCTCAGATAGGCGGGGATGCTTCCGATGAGGCTTAGCCGGCCGCCATGAACTCGTGTTCTTCGAGTTGCGCGGCCACCCCCATGGGTTCGTCCGGGGAGCCGGGTTGTTCCACCCGCAGGGCAGTCCCGAAGAAACGCACCGAGCCAGCACCCTGCCCGACAACTTCCTTGGGCAGGGGAAGCTGCAACTCCAACCGCTGGCCGACAGTGATGCCGCGATCCGCCCAGAAATAGACGCCCTCTTCGCCAATGTCCCTGGTCACGCACCGATATTCAGTGCGCTTGCCGTCCGGCCGGAAAAACCGGACCACGAGGGC containing:
- a CDS encoding c-type cytochrome, producing MAKRTTRLLIVMVLLAGVGYLVLWVRQHGFSALEKPSRFEQFLARHARKIATPSGARELKNPYPATTENLASAREHFAEHCASCHGFDGRGNTVIGRNLYPKAPDMTDAQTQNLADGELYYIIHNGVRFTGMPAWGGEDSPEEIWNLVTFIRHLPGITPEEIQRMQEAAEAGSHAEKDKGSHTHQDRPGAKPHKH
- a CDS encoding glutaredoxin family protein, which codes for MSQPGSAEVVLYTRPGCHLCEVVKAQLERLREAVVFSYREVNIDADPALRDEFNDQVPVVFINGRKAFKYRLDEKAFLKRIRSTARRNA
- a CDS encoding PilZ domain-containing protein — protein: MSDQERNPDASGRERRQSKRLELPLALVVRFFRPDGKRTEYRCVTRDIGEEGVYFWADRGITVGQRLELQLPLPKEVVGQGAGSVRFFGTALRVEQPGSPDEPMGVAAQLEEHEFMAAG